One segment of Rhodanobacter thiooxydans DNA contains the following:
- a CDS encoding DUF4124 domain-containing protein gives MKTLPGGMPFLYAAILLLAAAGTASAQNIYKCTQGGQVAYTDHPCPGGSGELLHQADDTEVIDRYLRLGQDELAKRYAVSHHLEALYRQRVEARQQALDEKAQRDADDAYAAQQRAEEAQQQALADQAAERDRLQLENEALRQQNADYQNQLSQPVYNAPPAYWVAPPYPRRHRDHDHDGDHQPPPVSDQPIFHPCKQLAGGRTQC, from the coding sequence ATGAAAACCCTGCCGGGTGGAATGCCGTTCCTGTACGCCGCCATCCTGCTGCTGGCTGCCGCGGGAACGGCCAGTGCGCAGAACATCTACAAGTGCACGCAGGGCGGACAGGTCGCCTACACCGACCACCCCTGCCCGGGCGGCAGCGGCGAACTGCTGCATCAGGCCGACGACACCGAAGTCATCGACCGCTACCTGCGCCTGGGCCAGGACGAGCTGGCGAAGCGCTATGCGGTTTCACACCACCTCGAAGCGCTCTACCGGCAACGCGTCGAGGCCCGCCAGCAGGCACTGGACGAAAAGGCCCAGCGCGATGCGGACGACGCCTACGCAGCGCAGCAGCGGGCCGAAGAAGCACAGCAGCAGGCGCTGGCCGACCAGGCAGCGGAGCGCGATCGGCTGCAGCTCGAGAACGAGGCGCTGCGTCAGCAGAACGCGGATTACCAGAACCAGCTGAGCCAGCCGGTCTACAACGCCCCGCCCGCCTACTGGGTCGCGCCGCCATACCCGCGCCGCCATCGCGACCATGACCACGACGGCGACCACCAGCCGCCACCGGTATCGGACCAACCGATCTTCCATCCATGCAAGCAGCTGGCCGGCGGCCGCACGCAGTGCTGA
- a CDS encoding phosphatase PAP2 family protein, with amino-acid sequence MPAFRSWFFVVAILLSGGVHAGGGPFEIDHRIHYDNSGIWKRTNQNVLMYGTITAVFGGALAFGDNDQLGDTFWRSVDAMAVTGLSAEAMKYTFQRKRPSQTDDPNDFFAGSHAQSFPSGEVAAISAAVTPFIVTYGRDHPAVYALALLPVYDAVARVKTRGHWQSDVLVGAALGTGIGLWAAHRDSPLIVSWLPGGFKVGFIHRFK; translated from the coding sequence ATGCCTGCATTTCGATCCTGGTTCTTCGTCGTCGCCATCCTGCTTTCGGGCGGCGTCCATGCGGGAGGCGGCCCCTTCGAGATCGACCACCGCATCCATTACGACAACAGCGGCATCTGGAAGCGCACCAACCAGAATGTGCTGATGTACGGCACGATCACGGCAGTCTTCGGGGGCGCGCTGGCCTTTGGCGACAACGACCAGCTGGGCGACACGTTCTGGCGCTCGGTGGACGCCATGGCGGTTACCGGCCTCAGTGCCGAGGCGATGAAATACACGTTCCAACGCAAGCGGCCATCGCAGACCGACGACCCTAACGACTTCTTTGCCGGCAGCCACGCGCAGAGCTTTCCCAGCGGGGAAGTGGCGGCGATCTCGGCGGCGGTCACGCCGTTCATCGTCACCTATGGCCGCGACCATCCGGCCGTGTACGCGTTGGCCCTGCTGCCGGTCTACGACGCAGTGGCGCGGGTGAAGACGCGTGGCCACTGGCAGAGTGACGTGCTGGTCGGCGCCGCACTGGGCACCGGGATCGGCCTGTGGGCGGCGCACCGGGACTCGCCGCTGATCGTCAGCTGGCTGCCGGGCGGTTTCAAGGTGGGTTTCATTCACCGGTTCAAGTAA
- the pnuC gene encoding nicotinamide riboside transporter PnuC: MTWVELAAALVSAWAVWLTARRRPWCWPVGLASVLAYTWVFVDARLYSDALLQLAFALLIGYGWYRWLQHMGEDGRVEVAALPPRQALAHLAIGSLGALALGAFMHYRTDAALPWLDAALTAFSLVAQWWQAKRHVAAWWLWIVVDVIYVGEYVYKHLLITSVLYAGFVLLAVIGLRAWQRADQAPALT, from the coding sequence ATGACCTGGGTCGAACTTGCCGCCGCGCTGGTCAGCGCCTGGGCCGTCTGGCTCACCGCCCGCCGCCGTCCGTGGTGCTGGCCGGTGGGACTGGCCTCGGTGCTGGCCTACACGTGGGTGTTCGTCGACGCCAGGCTCTACTCCGACGCGCTGCTGCAGCTGGCGTTCGCGCTGCTGATCGGCTACGGCTGGTACCGCTGGCTACAGCACATGGGCGAGGACGGCCGCGTGGAAGTGGCCGCGCTGCCGCCGCGACAGGCGCTCGCGCACCTGGCAATCGGCAGCCTCGGCGCGCTGGCCTTGGGCGCCTTCATGCACTACCGCACCGACGCTGCCCTGCCCTGGCTGGACGCGGCGCTGACCGCCTTCAGCCTGGTTGCGCAGTGGTGGCAGGCCAAGCGGCACGTTGCTGCGTGGTGGCTGTGGATCGTGGTGGACGTGATCTACGTGGGCGAATACGTCTACAAGCACCTGCTGATCACTTCGGTGCTGTACGCCGGCTTCGTGCTGCTGGCGGTGATCGGGCTGCGCGCATGGCAGCGCGCGGACCAGGCACCGGCCTTGACCTGA
- a CDS encoding HNH endonuclease, which translates to MANAIFTASESSAYDDLIEVRYHFPRTYLRQIEAAVGDWIIYYEPRRTAGPNSATGRQAYFAIAQVMSVTQDPERADHYYAHLQNFLEFDRPVPFREGAKYYESLLQKEDGSSNRGAFGRSVRLIPPDEFASIVQIGMSVAPEPWELADRVAEPVPEYIIHPLVEQVGLRKFRDVAFRRHVRSAYANTCAVTGLRLINGGGRPEVQAAHIRSVEADGPDTVRNGIALTGTAHWLFDRGLLSFADDYTILLSPHGIPDALDKLILPDRKLRIPINPELRPHATYLAWHRDHCFKH; encoded by the coding sequence ATGGCCAACGCGATATTCACCGCTTCGGAAAGCTCGGCGTACGACGATCTCATCGAGGTGCGTTATCACTTTCCTCGTACCTACCTGCGCCAGATTGAGGCGGCGGTCGGCGACTGGATCATCTACTACGAGCCGCGAAGAACTGCCGGCCCGAACAGTGCTACCGGCCGGCAGGCATATTTCGCGATTGCTCAGGTGATGAGCGTTACGCAGGACCCGGAGCGCGCAGACCACTACTACGCGCATCTGCAGAATTTCCTTGAGTTTGACCGACCCGTACCTTTCCGCGAAGGTGCTAAGTACTACGAATCGCTCCTGCAGAAAGAAGACGGCTCTTCCAACAGGGGCGCGTTTGGTCGCTCTGTCCGACTGATTCCACCAGATGAGTTTGCAAGCATTGTGCAGATAGGCATGTCTGTAGCACCCGAACCTTGGGAGCTGGCTGACCGAGTGGCCGAACCCGTACCCGAATACATCATCCATCCACTCGTCGAGCAGGTTGGTCTGCGGAAGTTCCGAGACGTTGCCTTCCGACGACACGTCCGAAGCGCCTACGCTAACACCTGCGCCGTCACCGGCCTGCGATTGATCAACGGAGGTGGCCGCCCCGAGGTACAAGCCGCGCATATCCGCTCGGTCGAAGCTGATGGCCCCGACACCGTTCGCAACGGTATCGCCCTTACCGGCACGGCCCACTGGTTGTTCGACCGAGGTCTACTAAGCTTCGCCGACGACTACACCATTTTGCTTTCACCCCATGGCATACCCGATGCGCTCGATAAGTTGATCTTGCCAGATCGAAAGTTACGAATACCAATCAACCCCGAACTTCGACCTCACGCCACCTACCTTGCGTGGCACCGCGACCACTGCTTCAAGCATTAG